One window of Halopseudomonas maritima genomic DNA carries:
- a CDS encoding ferrous iron transporter B yields MAEVEDLLQQFLEDRQNGSLLQQSIEGLQQLRGTLALIELKGAAELLDEMTALATDIPVHEGEERNEPLAALCDALFLLQRYLDQARQNGRERPELLLPMINQLRRHRAGAAPLPDSHFYPLPVAGLPLKLRPGVTDAPNPKTFARLRQMYQLGLLGLLREDGLSASAPLMQRALMRFETCLGSRMATLCWVAGAALESLEQSALELTPARKRLFAQLDREIKRHAVSAAEPVNEPLLRELLYLVALADSNCLRCQEVVRAYQLPDPGYTEIEIQDAFSRLRGPGIDVMHSVAEALREEITAIKDLLDLLARNAGDPEQSLETLSGSLERLWKTLNMLDIQAESEGIKAAATQLSRWESGDIAALEQVADAVLRAETAVNRLDVAGEEGELAAADGVGYGEPLELKEARIVLIEESQAGLALAKRAITAYMESGNDAMHLLNVPPSLETVRGGLVFLGMTRAANVIHMAASFIRETMLERKQVPQDAQLEVLADALTSIEFYLESAERAAVATGDVLALAEESLAELGYAVPGNPSA; encoded by the coding sequence ATGGCTGAGGTAGAGGATCTACTGCAGCAGTTTCTGGAAGACAGGCAAAATGGCAGTTTGCTGCAGCAGTCGATCGAGGGGCTGCAACAGCTGCGCGGCACCCTGGCGCTGATCGAGCTCAAGGGCGCTGCCGAACTGCTGGATGAAATGACCGCGCTGGCGACCGATATTCCGGTGCACGAAGGTGAAGAGCGCAACGAACCGCTGGCGGCGCTGTGTGATGCCCTGTTTCTGTTGCAGCGCTATCTTGATCAGGCGCGTCAGAATGGCCGTGAGCGGCCAGAGCTGCTGCTGCCGATGATCAACCAGCTGCGCCGTCACCGTGCTGGCGCAGCGCCCCTGCCTGACAGCCATTTCTATCCTTTGCCGGTGGCCGGTCTGCCACTCAAGCTGCGCCCCGGCGTCACCGATGCACCCAACCCGAAAACCTTTGCGCGGCTGCGTCAGATGTATCAGTTGGGTCTGCTGGGTCTGCTGCGTGAGGACGGCTTGTCGGCCTCCGCACCACTGATGCAGCGGGCGCTGATGCGTTTCGAGACGTGTCTGGGCAGCCGCATGGCGACGCTGTGCTGGGTGGCCGGCGCTGCACTGGAATCGCTGGAGCAGTCGGCGCTGGAGCTGACGCCGGCACGCAAGCGCCTGTTTGCCCAGCTGGACCGGGAAATCAAGCGACATGCGGTGTCCGCAGCTGAACCGGTGAACGAACCGCTGCTGCGTGAACTGCTGTATCTGGTGGCCCTGGCGGACTCCAACTGCCTGCGCTGCCAGGAGGTTGTGCGCGCCTATCAGCTACCGGACCCTGGCTACACCGAGATCGAGATTCAGGATGCCTTTAGCCGGCTGCGTGGTCCGGGCATCGACGTCATGCACTCGGTTGCCGAAGCCCTGCGCGAAGAGATCACGGCCATCAAGGATTTGCTGGACCTGCTGGCCCGTAACGCGGGTGACCCTGAGCAGTCGCTTGAAACCCTCAGTGGCAGCCTGGAGCGCCTGTGGAAAACCCTGAACATGCTTGATATTCAGGCCGAATCGGAGGGTATCAAGGCCGCGGCAACCCAGCTGAGTCGCTGGGAGAGTGGTGATATCGCTGCACTGGAGCAGGTGGCTGATGCAGTGCTGCGCGCAGAAACAGCGGTCAACCGTCTGGATGTTGCGGGTGAAGAGGGCGAGTTGGCTGCGGCTGATGGCGTTGGCTACGGTGAGCCGCTGGAGCTGAAAGAGGCTCGTATCGTGCTGATCGAAGAGTCTCAAGCCGGGTTGGCCCTCGCCAAGCGTGCGATTACCGCCTACATGGAGTCCGGCAACGATGCCATGCACCTGCTGAACGTGCCGCCCTCGCTGGAAACCGTGCGCGGCGGTTTGGTGTTCTTGGGAATGACGCGTGCGGCCAATGTGATTCATATGGCCGCCAGTTTTATCCGCGAAACCATGCTCGAGCGTAAACAGGTGCCGCAGGATGCCCAACTGGAAGTGCTGGCAGACGCGCTCACCAGCATTGAATTTTATCTCGAGTCGGCCGAGCGCGCCGCTGTTGCGACTGGTGACGTGCTGGCGCTGGCGGAGGAAAGTCTGGCCGAGCTCGGCTATGCCGTACCGGGGAACCCCTCTGCATGA
- the nudC gene encoding NAD(+) diphosphatase → MRSFRLFEPATRLQNTAHDGVVVVYHQNQFAMFEGRLLLDPDQVMYFGDTAHRLTLGHLDGRPCELIHLSSSVDMPGLSWHGLRTLIGQVDDSLFRLLGLAQQLDAWYRSHRYCGSCGQPMQAREDERAMECEPCQRREYPKLAPCIIVLITRGREVLLARAPHFPPGFFSTLAGFIEPGESAEECLHREVKEEVNLEVAQPRYLGSQSWPFPNSLMLGFHAEYLSGEIVPQPGEIEEAHWWSVDDLPRLPPRGTISRWLVDCYLAELDGTPMPPVPA, encoded by the coding sequence ATGAGATCTTTCCGGCTGTTTGAACCAGCCACCCGTTTGCAAAATACCGCCCACGACGGGGTGGTTGTGGTGTATCACCAAAATCAGTTTGCGATGTTTGAGGGGCGGCTGCTGCTCGACCCTGATCAGGTCATGTACTTTGGCGACACCGCCCATCGCCTGACGCTGGGCCACCTTGATGGTCGCCCGTGTGAGCTGATTCACTTGAGCAGCAGTGTCGACATGCCCGGTCTTAGCTGGCACGGCCTGCGCACGTTGATCGGCCAGGTAGACGACTCGCTATTCCGTCTGCTGGGGCTGGCGCAGCAGCTCGACGCCTGGTATCGCAGTCATCGCTATTGTGGCAGCTGCGGCCAGCCGATGCAGGCGCGCGAAGATGAGCGTGCCATGGAGTGCGAACCCTGCCAGCGCCGTGAGTACCCCAAGCTGGCACCGTGCATCATTGTCTTGATTACCCGTGGCCGGGAGGTTCTGCTGGCCCGGGCACCACACTTTCCGCCCGGATTTTTCAGCACCCTGGCCGGCTTCATCGAGCCGGGTGAGTCGGCAGAGGAATGCTTGCATCGCGAGGTCAAGGAAGAGGTCAATCTTGAGGTCGCGCAGCCGCGTTATTTGGGTAGTCAAAGCTGGCCATTTCCCAACTCGTTGATGCTCGGGTTTCATGCCGAGTACCTGAGTGGCGAGATCGTTCCGCAACCGGGTGAAATTGAGGAAGCGCACTGGTGGTCAGTTGATGACCTGCCGCGCCTGCCACCCAGAGGTACTATCTCGCGCTGGCTGGTGGACTGTTATCTGGCCGAACTGGATGGCACGCCGATGCCTCCGGTTCCCGCCTGA
- a CDS encoding SDR family oxidoreductase — protein MQKTQLFDLDGKVALVTGASRGIGEAIAKLLAQQGAHVIISSRKIEDCQAVADAIVAAGGKASAQACHIGDMDQIVATVAAIEEQFGKLDILVNNAAANPYFGNVLDTDLGAFQKTVDVNIRGYFFMSVEAGKLMRKHGGGNILNVASVNGVVPGQLQGIYSITKAAVINMTKVFAKETAQFGIRCNALLPGLTDTKFASALTTNDAILKPALQRIPLARAADPSEMAGTVLYLVSEASSYTTGAAINVDGGMLS, from the coding sequence ATGCAAAAGACCCAACTGTTCGACCTCGACGGCAAAGTAGCTCTGGTAACCGGCGCCAGCCGCGGCATCGGTGAAGCCATCGCCAAGCTGCTGGCCCAGCAGGGCGCGCACGTCATCATCTCCAGCCGCAAGATCGAAGACTGCCAGGCGGTTGCAGATGCCATCGTTGCAGCCGGCGGTAAGGCGTCTGCCCAAGCCTGCCACATTGGCGACATGGATCAGATCGTTGCCACCGTCGCTGCCATCGAAGAGCAGTTCGGCAAGCTGGACATCCTGGTCAACAACGCCGCTGCCAACCCCTACTTCGGCAACGTACTGGATACTGACCTCGGCGCCTTCCAGAAGACCGTTGACGTCAACATCCGCGGCTACTTCTTCATGTCGGTCGAAGCCGGCAAGCTGATGCGCAAGCACGGTGGCGGCAACATCCTGAACGTCGCCTCGGTCAACGGCGTCGTTCCTGGCCAGCTGCAGGGCATCTACTCCATCACCAAAGCGGCAGTCATCAACATGACCAAGGTGTTCGCCAAGGAAACGGCTCAGTTCGGTATTCGCTGCAACGCCCTGCTGCCGGGTCTGACCGACACCAAGTTCGCCTCAGCACTGACCACCAATGACGCTATCCTCAAGCCCGCTCTGCAGCGTATCCCGCTGGCACGCGCCGCCGACCCGTCTGAAATGGCCGGCACCGTGCTGTATCTGGTCAGCGAAGCGTCCAGCTACACCACCGGCGCAGCCATCAATGTGGACGGTGGCATGCTGTCCTAA